Proteins encoded by one window of Halodesulfovibrio sp. MK-HDV:
- a CDS encoding TRAP transporter substrate-binding protein, producing the protein MFRKALVLVALVAMMTVSSVSFAQDPSILRVGMGDPIDSEMGAIATRFKEIVEGRTDGKVEVQIFPSGQLGDETEMIQNVRRGNLDMAVVGIANTVPFVKKLGLLTLPYLFENMYDVVRGATGPAHKMLNEFAINEGRFRVLGWTYTDYRYLSNSERPIKKLADIKDMKFRVPQSAVILETYRSWGANPVPISWAETFTALQQGVVDGQCYGYITFQAAKFNEVQKYITEVHYTYQLQPMMISEKLYQKLSPEMQQIVVEAGREAQEFCLAFQLVDAGRAKAELIASGIQIDTLEDEAQWKKLAIENVWPKMTDFVGGQEVLDRYLGYIGKK; encoded by the coding sequence ATGTTTAGGAAAGCTTTAGTGCTCGTTGCACTGGTAGCAATGATGACAGTTTCATCTGTATCATTTGCACAGGATCCAAGTATTTTGCGCGTTGGCATGGGCGACCCGATTGATTCCGAAATGGGTGCTATCGCAACCCGCTTTAAGGAAATCGTTGAAGGTCGTACTGATGGCAAAGTAGAAGTACAGATTTTCCCAAGTGGTCAGCTCGGTGATGAAACCGAAATGATCCAGAACGTTCGTCGCGGCAACCTCGACATGGCAGTAGTTGGTATCGCGAACACCGTTCCTTTCGTTAAAAAGCTTGGTCTGCTTACCTTGCCTTACCTTTTTGAGAACATGTACGACGTAGTACGCGGTGCTACTGGTCCTGCTCACAAAATGCTTAACGAATTTGCAATCAACGAAGGTCGCTTCCGCGTTCTTGGTTGGACTTACACTGACTACCGTTACCTTTCTAACTCCGAGCGCCCAATCAAAAAACTTGCTGACATCAAAGACATGAAATTCCGTGTTCCACAGTCAGCAGTTATTCTTGAAACTTACCGCTCTTGGGGTGCAAACCCAGTGCCTATCTCTTGGGCTGAAACATTTACAGCTCTCCAGCAAGGCGTAGTAGATGGCCAGTGCTACGGTTACATCACTTTCCAGGCTGCTAAGTTCAACGAAGTACAGAAGTACATCACTGAAGTACATTACACTTACCAGCTCCAGCCAATGATGATCTCTGAGAAACTTTACCAGAAACTTTCTCCTGAAATGCAGCAGATCGTTGTTGAAGCTGGCCGTGAAGCTCAGGAATTCTGCCTCGCATTCCAGCTCGTAGACGCTGGCCGTGCTAAAGCAGAGCTTATCGCTTCCGGTATCCAGATTGATACTCTCGAAGACGAAGCTCAGTGGAAAAAACTCGCAATCGAAAACGTATGGCCTAAAATGACCGACTTTGTTGGCGGACAGGAAGTGCTTGATCGTTACCTCGGTTACATCGGCAAAAAATAG
- a CDS encoding ATP-binding protein, whose protein sequence is MRLKMLTLLVCGMLLLGMGAIYKTVLFSLDSRDNTVERLIENKEFVWANFSPEERDWLSKHGTVRVGIDNNFFPIEAKTDEGQHVGMTSDYLRILEKLTGLKFVISAVGEWTQVMQNMRDGQLDMIAALMRTPSRDDFLNFSAPFIKMPGIIVVRKGDWKDLTLDDLSGKRVAVVRRYAWHDYLEDYYKDIIIDVVDNSEEGLQRVAFGQSDALVDYQFSITHQIKKSGVLDLQVGGVVGLTASLSIGINKDLPILQSILNKALHNITSEEHSAIVGKWVRMEEVDPVSTRAIVLILMCFTFLIGATCIIVLWNLSLKKLVDKKTSELNAELIKRDSVEAALRNSEVRYRRIFENIQDVYFQALPDGRIREVSPSIQQVFGWTPEEAQKASIYDFLDPEVVQVLKKELRKRGKLEDFAFVFGTGEYAMHCSVTGKMLFDTEGNPAEFVGSVRNVTTRVQYEKMLSKANLELESRVEERTRDLRDMNKELQRSKEAADAATQAKSQFLASISHEIRTPLHGIISFAEQVRMLEASPPVRKYLRNILDSSFTLLDIINELLDFSKIEAGHVAVENMPFHLDSTIQRVCNLVLGRAAAKDLEFIVDLPSSVPTKLCGDSGKLQQVMLNLTSNALKFTPPGGTISLSFRYHQISENNILLQCFAQDSGIGVPSGSMEQLFIPFQQLSAPELRSYGGTGLGLSICKQLVEHMGGEIWAESEQGVGSLFAFSIPFELEASCCDKWELPEELTNIVALVVTKSEQSGSVIRSHFNAIDMMSSIAYGVDDAVLKLESGVVKPDVICIGHNIPLAERPERLFHFTDNGEPIPVLLMAAKHGKLVLGSSKLPEHVHLVTDILTMRMLLSSLCTMLGAEDAVLADAEMSSLGMPDEDRFEGKRILIAEDTQTNREIVTMLLEPTGGLLTFVTNGREAVEAVRKITYDVVLMDIQMPEMDGYEAAALITKELGSVAPPMIALTAHAIKGSRQRAEDAGMDFYLSKPFGKESLYSTIANALNAEGEVEASVQDYSGDNQTLSVPYGICTEVAKRLGVTQDSFDRLLKLFAQEHAEAIETLRIARVNHEYEHVMKIAHTISGAASNIGAAQSGTIAKQIEMRAERVVNGQSTPLGMDDLILSLDRELTPLLEEVAAKNEFVQVPVVDTAGIPLTASDIAVAKSLAVALKAADPVKIEELLPQAVAFLPQADSVALESLVFQYDYEKARSHLLACESVSTFRNA, encoded by the coding sequence ATGCGCCTAAAAATGTTGACTCTTCTTGTGTGTGGAATGTTGCTTCTAGGAATGGGAGCGATATACAAAACAGTGCTCTTTTCTTTGGACTCTCGTGACAATACCGTTGAACGGTTGATTGAGAACAAAGAGTTTGTGTGGGCGAACTTTTCACCGGAAGAGCGCGACTGGCTTTCGAAGCATGGGACTGTGCGTGTCGGTATCGATAACAACTTTTTCCCCATTGAAGCCAAGACGGACGAAGGGCAGCATGTAGGTATGACAAGTGATTACCTGCGTATCCTTGAAAAGCTTACAGGGTTAAAGTTTGTCATTTCTGCTGTGGGCGAATGGACGCAGGTAATGCAGAACATGCGCGATGGGCAGCTTGATATGATTGCCGCGTTGATGCGAACTCCCAGCCGAGACGATTTTCTTAATTTCAGTGCACCGTTTATTAAAATGCCCGGCATTATTGTTGTGCGAAAGGGTGACTGGAAAGACCTTACTCTGGATGACTTAAGCGGTAAGCGTGTTGCCGTTGTCCGCCGTTATGCATGGCATGATTACCTTGAGGACTATTATAAGGATATCATCATTGATGTGGTGGATAATAGTGAAGAGGGCTTGCAGCGTGTAGCGTTCGGACAGTCGGATGCTCTTGTAGATTACCAATTCAGCATCACACATCAGATTAAAAAGAGTGGCGTACTTGATTTGCAGGTAGGCGGCGTTGTGGGGTTAACCGCAAGTTTGTCTATCGGCATCAACAAGGACTTGCCAATATTGCAGAGCATTTTGAACAAGGCACTGCATAATATTACTTCAGAAGAACATAGTGCCATTGTTGGTAAATGGGTTCGCATGGAAGAGGTTGATCCTGTTTCCACGCGCGCTATTGTTCTCATATTGATGTGCTTCACATTCCTCATCGGTGCTACATGCATTATTGTGCTGTGGAACCTTTCTCTTAAAAAACTCGTAGATAAAAAAACAAGCGAACTGAATGCTGAGTTAATTAAACGTGACTCTGTTGAGGCTGCGTTGCGAAACAGTGAAGTGCGTTATCGAAGAATTTTTGAGAACATTCAGGACGTATACTTTCAGGCACTTCCTGACGGACGTATTCGTGAGGTCAGCCCTTCTATTCAACAGGTTTTCGGGTGGACTCCAGAAGAAGCACAAAAAGCTTCTATTTACGATTTTTTAGATCCTGAAGTTGTTCAGGTTCTAAAAAAGGAACTGCGTAAGCGTGGAAAGTTAGAAGACTTTGCTTTTGTCTTCGGCACTGGCGAGTACGCAATGCATTGTTCTGTGACCGGTAAAATGCTTTTTGATACAGAAGGCAATCCGGCGGAATTTGTTGGTTCCGTTCGTAACGTAACTACTCGTGTTCAATATGAGAAAATGTTGAGCAAAGCCAACCTTGAACTTGAATCACGTGTTGAAGAACGTACTCGTGATCTGAGAGACATGAACAAGGAATTGCAGCGTTCAAAAGAAGCTGCGGATGCGGCGACACAGGCAAAAAGCCAGTTTCTTGCAAGTATCAGTCATGAAATCAGAACTCCTTTGCATGGTATTATCTCTTTTGCGGAACAGGTTCGTATGCTTGAAGCATCACCGCCTGTCCGAAAGTACTTGAGAAATATTTTGGATTCCTCTTTTACGTTGCTCGACATTATTAACGAGCTTCTGGACTTTTCCAAGATTGAAGCTGGTCACGTTGCTGTAGAAAATATGCCTTTCCATCTCGACAGCACTATTCAACGAGTATGTAACCTTGTTCTGGGCAGAGCTGCGGCAAAAGATCTTGAATTCATTGTTGATCTTCCATCCAGTGTGCCAACAAAACTATGTGGTGATTCGGGTAAGTTGCAACAGGTGATGTTGAATCTCACAAGTAATGCGCTGAAGTTTACTCCTCCCGGCGGTACGATTTCTTTGTCATTCCGCTATCACCAAATCAGTGAAAACAATATTTTATTGCAGTGCTTTGCGCAGGATTCCGGCATCGGTGTTCCGTCCGGTTCTATGGAACAATTGTTTATTCCATTCCAGCAATTAAGTGCGCCTGAATTACGCAGCTATGGCGGTACTGGCCTTGGCTTGAGTATCTGTAAGCAGCTGGTTGAACATATGGGCGGCGAAATTTGGGCAGAGTCAGAACAGGGCGTTGGTAGCTTGTTCGCATTCTCTATTCCGTTTGAACTGGAAGCATCCTGTTGTGACAAATGGGAATTACCAGAAGAGCTGACGAATATTGTTGCTCTCGTGGTTACAAAATCGGAACAATCCGGCAGTGTTATCCGCTCTCACTTTAATGCTATCGATATGATGTCTTCTATTGCCTATGGTGTGGACGACGCCGTGTTGAAGCTTGAGTCAGGTGTTGTGAAGCCGGACGTTATTTGTATCGGCCACAATATTCCATTGGCTGAGCGTCCGGAACGTTTATTCCACTTTACTGATAATGGTGAACCTATTCCTGTTCTGCTCATGGCTGCAAAGCACGGCAAGCTTGTGCTCGGAAGTTCTAAACTCCCAGAGCATGTACATTTGGTTACAGATATTCTGACCATGCGTATGCTGCTGAGCTCTCTGTGCACCATGCTTGGAGCAGAAGACGCGGTGCTTGCTGATGCCGAAATGAGTTCGCTTGGAATGCCTGATGAAGACCGATTTGAAGGGAAGCGAATTCTTATTGCCGAGGATACTCAGACCAACCGCGAAATTGTCACCATGCTTCTGGAACCGACAGGTGGACTGCTTACGTTTGTAACGAACGGGCGTGAAGCTGTAGAAGCGGTACGTAAGATTACATATGACGTTGTGCTCATGGATATCCAGATGCCAGAAATGGACGGGTATGAAGCCGCAGCGCTGATTACTAAAGAACTTGGTTCTGTTGCACCGCCTATGATTGCGTTAACAGCGCATGCGATTAAGGGAAGCAGGCAGCGAGCTGAGGACGCAGGAATGGACTTTTATTTGTCTAAACCGTTTGGCAAAGAGTCACTGTACTCAACTATTGCAAATGCGTTGAACGCGGAGGGCGAAGTGGAAGCATCTGTGCAAGATTATTCAGGAGACAATCAGACATTGTCTGTGCCGTATGGCATTTGCACAGAGGTGGCAAAGCGTTTGGGAGTAACTCAGGATTCTTTTGATCGTCTGCTGAAGCTTTTTGCTCAGGAACACGCTGAGGCTATTGAAACTTTGCGTATAGCTCGCGTTAACCATGAGTATGAGCATGTAATGAAGATTGCGCATACTATTTCCGGTGCGGCTTCCAATATCGGAGCAGCACAGAGCGGCACAATAGCTAAGCAAATTGAAATGCGTGCGGAACGTGTTGTAAATGGGCAAAGCACACCGCTTGGAATGGATGATCTTATTCTTTCACTTGATCGGGAGTTAACGCCTTTGCTTGAAGAAGTGGCTGCTAAAA